GATGATATTGTATCCCGGGCAAAGGAACTTGCACAAATGATTTCCGAAACAGAGGAAGTCGATTTTTTCAAAAGAGCCGAGGCACAGCTTAATGAAAACGAAAAAGTGCGCAGTATGATCGCAAGCATAAAAAGCCTGCAAAAACAGGCTGTCAATTTCCAGCATTACGGAAAAACTGAAGCATTAAAGCAAATAGAAGACAAGATTGACAGCATCCAGGAAGAACTGGATCAGCTGCCAATCATCCAGGAATTCCAGGATTCACAAATTGAAGTGAACGATTTACTTCAGCTCGTGGCAAATACGATTTCTAATCAGGTAACGGATAAAATCATTGAAAGCACAGACGGCGACCTGCTAACCGGCGAAACGGGATCCAAGCTGAAAAACAGTCCGGGTGGAAGCTGCTGAATGGAATAATGATGAGGAGACTGCCGTGAGAACCGGCAGTCTTTTTTTTATCTATTTATTTTTCCTTTTTGAATGGTAACAATCAAAATCTCATAAAGAACAATTCAGGTAAAGGTGCATAGGATACAAAAGAGGTTAAATGGGCTTAGCAGACCCGTTTGTGATTGGTGACTTGGTATAATTGTGACGCAAACAGGCAGAGTTGCTGACTAGCTGAGGGCAATTGCTGACAAATTGAGGATAATTGCTGACTAATTAAGGATAATTGCTGACTTGATCCGTCTAATATTTTCATCCATCTAATGCGTCATTCGCCGGTTTATGGTGCACCACCTAATTATAGTCCCCCTATACACCTCCACCATCTCTCAGTCCTAAACAAGCGCCCTCCGCTTTAAAGACCCATACATATCTAAGATCTCTGCACTACGTTTCCCTATCCAGCTCCGGGCGCTAGGCCTTCAGACGCTTCGCTCCCTCGGTCGGAGGCCCTCAGGAAGCAGGTCAGTTCTGCGTTGCGGCAGGAGGCCGCGTCTTTAGCAGAACCTCCTTACTAGTTGACGCTTCCGCTTTTCAGGCTCATACATATCTATGTTCTCTGCACTCCGTTTCTCTATCCAGCTCCAGCGGCTAGCTGTTCGGCCGCTTCACTGGCCCAGTCAAAGTCAAAGGGCGACTTTGTCAGTTCCAGCTCCACCGTCTTTCACAGCTAAACAGCCGCTTCCGCTTTTAAAAAAAAGGCACATTTTTTTGGGCTCATGCATACATATGAAATAGGAACGTCATGGACTAAGCAGACCCTTGTCTGCGGGTTCGTGTAAATTAAAGCAATATCAATATTAGCCCAGCATACGATGGAACGAATATTGATTGAGGAGGGTATGCTTGAATGTCTGAATTCAGAGAAATTATCACAAAAGCGGTTGTTGCGAAAGGACGAAAGTTCACACAATGCACGCACACGATCTCCCCGTCTCAAAGACCTACAAGTATTTTGGGCGGCTGGATTATCAACCATAAATATGAACCCCATAAAGTTGGTAAAACAGTCGAGGTTGAAGGTACTTATGACATTAACGTTTGGTATTCATACGATGATAACACCAAGACAGAAGTTGTGACTGAGCGGGTCAGATATGTGGATGTTGTAAAACTAAAATACAGAGATAATCATTTTATTGATGATGAGCATGAAGTATGTGCTAAGGTTCTTCAGCAGCCGAACTGCCTGGAGGTAACCATCTCTCCAAATGGCAATAAGATTATTGTTCAGGCTGAACGGGAAGTGCTGGCTGAAGTAATCGGTGAGACGAAGGTATGTGTGGCTGTTCATCCTGACGGCTGCGAGGATGATGAGTGGGAAGAGGATTTAGAGGATGAATTTGAAGATTTGAATCCGGAGTTTTTAGCTGGAGAAGCAGAAGAGTAAAAGACTAGGAGGGTGTCCTTCCTAGTTTTTTTGTTGGTAAGGATAGTTTTAGCTGAGTGAATCTTCGTCCATCTCCAGCGCTTTTGTTCTGATCCTTTTTAACAGTTCTTATCCATGTATTGGGGGTGGCCCAGTGTGTTATAATTAAGATTGTTTTTGATTAGGATTAGGCAATGGGGGATTTAGATGGCTACTTACACGCCAATGATGCAGCAATATTTAACGATTAAGGCAGATTACGAGGATGCCTTTTTATTTTTTAGATTAGGTGATTTTTACGAAATGTTTTTTGAGGATGCCATTCGTGCTTCTCAGGAGCTTGAAATAACATTAACGAGCAGGGACGGCGGGAGCAGTGACAGAATTCCAATGTGCGGTGTTCCCCATCACTCTGCTCCGAATTACATAGAACAGCTGATTGCTAAAGGCTATAAAGTGGCAATATGCGAGCAAACGGAAGACCCTAAACAGGCAAAAGGTGTCGTCCGGAGAGAAGTTGTACAGCTGATCACACCCGGGACGGTTATGGACGGCAAAGGCGTTTCAGAGAAAGAGAACAATTTCCTTGTTAGTCTGACGGAGCTCGAGGATGGCTTTGGATTTGCAGTAACCGATTTAACGACTGGTGAAAACAGTGTAACGATGGCGAGCCGGTTTGATGAGGCGCTTAATGAAATGTATTCGCTTGGAGCTAAGGAGGCTGTGATTGAAAGCACTCTGCCTGAGCAGTATATAAAGTTGATGAAAGACCGGTGCAATGTGGCTGTATCCGTTGAAACAAATGATTCGCCGGCACAGATTCCAGGAGATCTTTTCGCCCGGATTCACGATCTCAACCTGCAGAGGTCCTTCGCGAGGCTTTATCATTATATTATCCGGACTCAAAAGAGGAGCCTGGATCATTTACAGGCTGTCCGTCGATATGAGCTGAAGAATTTCCTTAAAATGGATTTATATTCCAAGAGGAATCTTGAGCTGACGGAGACGATCCGCAGCAGCGGCAGAAAAGGTTCATTGCTGTGGCTTCTGGATGAAACGAAAACGGCCATGGGCGGGCGTTTGCTGAAGCAATGGATTGACAGACCGCTTATTGACAGGCAAAAGATTGAAGAGCGGCATGAAATGGTTCAGGTTCTTTTGGAAAGGTTTTTTGAGCGTGAAGATATTAGAGAAGGCTTGAAGGAAGTATACGATTTAGAACGTCTGGCCGGAAGAGTAGCTTTCGGGAATGTAAATGCAAGAGACATGATTCAGCTGAAAAAATCGCTGCAGCAAGTTCCGATGCTTGCAGCTCTCGTTCAATCCCTGGACCATTCATATTCCAATAAACTGGCAGAACGCATTGATCCTTGTGATGAGCTAAAGAACCTGCTGGAGCAGGCTCTTGTTGAGCAGCCGCCAGTCTCTGTTAAAGAGGGGAACATGATGAAAGAAGGATTCAGCGCACAGCTCGATCAGTACCGTGATGCAAGTAAAAACGGGAAAACCTGGATTGCCGAGCTGGAAGCGAGTGAAAGAGAAAGAACAGGGATTCGTTCTTTGAAAGTGGGATTCAACCGGGTATTTGGCTATTATATCGAGATTACGAGAGCCAATCTGCAGCATTTGCCTGAAGGTCTATACGAACGCAAGCAGACGCTGACCAATGCAGAACGGTTTATTACTCCGGATTTAAAAGAAAAAGAGGCACTCATTTTAGAAGCGGAAGAAAACATGGCAGAGCTTGAATACCAGCTTTTTAATGAGCTTAGGGAACAGGTGCGAACGTTTATTCCGAGATTGCAGACACTCGCTAAATGCATGAGCGAACTGGATGTTCTGCAATGCTTTGCAACGGTCAGTGATAAACGCCGCTATATTAAGCCTTCTTTTTCTGATGACAGGCTTGAAGTGACAGGGGGCCGTCATCCGGTTGTTGAGAAGGTTTTGCAGTCTCAGGAATATGTGCCCAACGATTGCCGGATGGGTGATGCCAGCGGCAGAAGCATGCTGCTGATTACCGGTCCCAATATGTCCGGTAAGAGCACCTACATGAGGCAGGTAGCATTAACGGCAATTCTTGCCCAGATTGGGTGTTTCGTTCCAGCAGAAAAAGCGGTGCTGCCGATTTTTGACCAGATTTTCACAAGAATCGGGGCAGCAGATGATCTGATCTCAGGTCAAAGTACATTTATGGTAGAAATGCTGGAAGCGAGAAACGCGATTGTGCATGCAACGAAAAACAGCCTTATTTTGTTTGATGAAATCGGCCGCGGTACATCGACATATGATGGAATGGCTCTTGCGCAGGCAATGATTGAATATATTCATGACAACATTGGAGCGAAGACGCTGTTTTCCACTCATTATCATGAGCTCACGGTTTTAGACCAGCCTCTGAAATTGCTAGCCAATGTCCATGTCAGAGCAGTTGAGCGTAATGGCAAGGTTGTTTTTCTCCATAAGATTTCTGAAGGCGCAGCCGACCGGAGCTATGGAATTCATGTTGCTGAGCTTGCGGAACTGCCTCCTGATCTCATTAAAAGAGCTCAGCAGATTTTAGAAAAGCTCGAAAATCAGCCGAAGACTCAAGTGGAAACGAGGGAGCCTGAAAAGCAGTCTGCTGTTCAGGAAGAAGAGGCACAGCTGTCCTTTTTCACGTCTGACAAGCCTGCTAAAAAGCAGAAAAAAGAGGAAACGGCAGACAGGGTGCTTAGAGATGCCCTGCTCAATTTAAACATCCTGGAAATGACACCGCTCGAAGCGATGAATAAACTGTTTGAACTTCAAAAAAACGCAAGATAAAAAAGAAAGGAGTTGATCCAACATGGGCAAAATCGTCCTGCTTGATGATCAGCTCAGCAACAAAATAGCGGCTGGTGAAGTAGTGGAGCGTCCTGCTTCTGTTGTCAAGGAGCTGGTGGAAAACGCCATTGACGCAAACAGTTCGGTCATCGAGATTGACATTGAAGAAGCGGGCCTTGGCTCTATCCGGATTATTGATAATGGAGACGGAATGGAGCCTGAGGATTGCTTAAACGCTTTTCACCGCCATGCAACGAGCAAAATTAAGGATGAAAATGATTTGTTCCGCATCCGGACACTGGGCTTCAGAGGTGAAGCCCTTCCGAGTATTGCGTCTGTTTCCCATGTGGAGATGAAAACAAGCAATGGACAGGATGAGGGATCATATTTAAAACTTACAGGGGGAAAAGTAGAGCAGCATGAGGCTTCTTCAAGCCGAAAGGGAACCGATATT
The Metabacillus sp. FJAT-52054 genome window above contains:
- a CDS encoding RicAFT regulatory complex protein RicA family protein, whose product is MTRYSKDDIVSRAKELAQMISETEEVDFFKRAEAQLNENEKVRSMIASIKSLQKQAVNFQHYGKTEALKQIEDKIDSIQEELDQLPIIQEFQDSQIEVNDLLQLVANTISNQVTDKIIESTDGDLLTGETGSKLKNSPGGSC
- a CDS encoding outer spore coat protein CotE, which encodes MSEFREIITKAVVAKGRKFTQCTHTISPSQRPTSILGGWIINHKYEPHKVGKTVEVEGTYDINVWYSYDDNTKTEVVTERVRYVDVVKLKYRDNHFIDDEHEVCAKVLQQPNCLEVTISPNGNKIIVQAEREVLAEVIGETKVCVAVHPDGCEDDEWEEDLEDEFEDLNPEFLAGEAEE
- the mutS gene encoding DNA mismatch repair protein MutS, with protein sequence MATYTPMMQQYLTIKADYEDAFLFFRLGDFYEMFFEDAIRASQELEITLTSRDGGSSDRIPMCGVPHHSAPNYIEQLIAKGYKVAICEQTEDPKQAKGVVRREVVQLITPGTVMDGKGVSEKENNFLVSLTELEDGFGFAVTDLTTGENSVTMASRFDEALNEMYSLGAKEAVIESTLPEQYIKLMKDRCNVAVSVETNDSPAQIPGDLFARIHDLNLQRSFARLYHYIIRTQKRSLDHLQAVRRYELKNFLKMDLYSKRNLELTETIRSSGRKGSLLWLLDETKTAMGGRLLKQWIDRPLIDRQKIEERHEMVQVLLERFFEREDIREGLKEVYDLERLAGRVAFGNVNARDMIQLKKSLQQVPMLAALVQSLDHSYSNKLAERIDPCDELKNLLEQALVEQPPVSVKEGNMMKEGFSAQLDQYRDASKNGKTWIAELEASERERTGIRSLKVGFNRVFGYYIEITRANLQHLPEGLYERKQTLTNAERFITPDLKEKEALILEAEENMAELEYQLFNELREQVRTFIPRLQTLAKCMSELDVLQCFATVSDKRRYIKPSFSDDRLEVTGGRHPVVEKVLQSQEYVPNDCRMGDASGRSMLLITGPNMSGKSTYMRQVALTAILAQIGCFVPAEKAVLPIFDQIFTRIGAADDLISGQSTFMVEMLEARNAIVHATKNSLILFDEIGRGTSTYDGMALAQAMIEYIHDNIGAKTLFSTHYHELTVLDQPLKLLANVHVRAVERNGKVVFLHKISEGAADRSYGIHVAELAELPPDLIKRAQQILEKLENQPKTQVETREPEKQSAVQEEEAQLSFFTSDKPAKKQKKEETADRVLRDALLNLNILEMTPLEAMNKLFELQKNAR